The sequence TTCAAAGAGATAAACCCTCTAACTTGCACCCAAATGCAATTTACCGCCAattttcccgtggtcagacactgagtgaaactccctacacaccgtcccatcacacactcccggggtcagacacagagtgaatctccctccacaccgtcccatcacacactcccgtggtcagacacagagtaaatctccctccacaccgtcccatcacacactcccggggtcagacactgagtgaaactccctacacaccgtcccatcacacactcccggggtcagacacagagtgaatctctctccacgccgtccaatcacacactcccgggatcatacacagagtgaatctccctccacaccgtcccatcacacactcccggggtcagacacagtgtgtatctctctccacaccgtccaatcacacactcccgaggtgagACACTAGATGTCGCTCCTTCCGCACCGACCCATCGCGTTACTCACTCCTGAAGTTGGACAATCGGTGACGCTTTCTCACGGACCGTCCTATCGTACAGATCCGATTTCAGACAAAAACTGAAGGTTACTCCCACTGAGTCACTTCAGAAACTCCCATGTTCAAAAGCTCCTTCCCTCTCAGCAATCCCCAGAACTCCACCGTTCCTGTATTCTTGAATTGTGAGTACCGCTCGGAGAATGTGCAAATGTTTGTGTTCAGAGGATGTGCAGGGAACAGGAGAGAATTGGTGCGGGGATGGACATTGTGGTGAGAAGTCAGTCACTGGGATAAAGTGTTGTCGAACCAAACGATCGGCCTGTTCTCAGAGAACAGTGCAGAGGCTCAGAACCGAGAGACCGACATCCGGTGGAACGTGCCTGGGTGGTGTAACACCAgacgtcacctctcccccttcttCCCCATAATTCcatataaacagagagagagggagagggtcaaTGGAATCGTGGATTCCCTGCctgggatggagagggtcagggaGACGCGGAGAGGAGTTGGGGAAAGAGAAGATAACTGAGTCGGCATGGAGTGTAGGGGACGCAGGGGTGATGGACACAGTGTAGAAGAAAACGGCGGTGACGGAAACGGGGAGGACAGTGGAAAATCGTGGATGACGGTGCCGAGGATGATCGGCTGGGAAGGAAGGTTGACGACGAACAGGAGACTGAAAACTCAATGaaccaggaacaccttcttcccctccgccagcacatccttgaacGCATCAGCACCACCTGCACATTTTTGCTGCATTTATTAACAATTTGCATTTGACGTTAATTTTACATATTTGTGCCCTACTGATTTTTCAAAAGAACAAATCTCAGGTGGTCTAAGTCACAGATAAAAAAACAGACTGTGAATCCGGTAGAAAAGATCCGGTACAGGTGGACAGGACATTTGACACGCTggacttcatcagtcaggacactgagtgctggagtcggaggtcacgttgcagttgcagatgagtcaggtcaggccgcacttggagtatggagttcagttctgcttgccttgctGTAAGAAAAATCTCAAAGAACgggaaagattgcagagggagatttccgAGGATGCTTCCGGGACATGAGGTACTGAGTTATGGAGCGAGATTGGGAATTCTGAGACTTTTTTCGGTGATCTTCCAGAGGAGTACAAAAACTCGGTGACGCTTTCTCACGGACCGTCCTATCGTACAGAGCCGGTTTCAGACAAAAACTGAAGGTTACTCCCACTGAGTCACTTCAGAAAATCACATTTTCAAAAGTTCCTTCCCTCTCACCAATCCCCAGAACTCTGCCGTTCCTGTATTCTTGAATTGTGAGTCCGGCTAGAAAATGTGCgagtgtttgtgttcagaggATGTGCAAGGAACAGGAGAGAATTGGAAATGGGTTTAGGTGGTAGGACGGACGTGCTGGTGAGATATCACTCACGAGGATGAAGTGTTGTCGAACCAAACGATCGGCCTGttcacacagaacagtgcagaggCTCAGATCAATATCCGGTGGAAGAGTGCTGTCAGGTGTAACAGCAGAcgtcacctcccccccccctttctccaaAAAATTCCATGTAAACAGTGAGAGGGGGTGACGGGTAGAGGAGGAAAAGGGTTAATGGAACTGTGGTGGATCTGCAGTAGTTGGAGCGGgacagggagaaggggagaggagttggagaaggaggagataACGGAGATGGCACGGAGTGTAGGTgatggaggggtgatggagacagggtgTGCAGAAGAAGATGGCGGTGGTGGAaacggggagggctgtaggggaaGTCGTGGATGACGGTGACGAGAATGGTTGGCTGGGAAGGAGGGCTGACGACGAACAGGAGATTGAAAACTCAATGAACCAGGaagaacttcttcccctccgccagcaTAATCTTGAACACACCAGCACTACCTTCACTTTTTGCGGCATTTATTAGCTTTTTGCATTTGACATTAATTTTACACATTTGGTCACTGCTGATTCTTCAAAAGTACAAATCTCAGGTGGTCTAAgtcacagataataaaacagaccCTGAATCCGGTAGAAAAGTTGCGATACAGGTGGACAGGACATTtgacacgctggccttcatcagtcaggacaccgagtacgggagtcggaggtcacgttgcagttgcagatgacgtcggtcaggccgcacttggagtatggagttcagttctgcttgccttgctcTAAGAGAAATCTCAACAaactggaaagattgcagagggagacttccgaggatgctgcccggacaggaggaactgagttatggagagaggttgggaAATATGAGACTTTTttcggtgaccttacagaggtgtacaaaTCCACGGGGGACACAGATCAGGCGAATGTGTGTCTATTTCCCTAGGACTGGGGTATCGAGAACATTAACGCACATCATTGAGGTGAGCGTAGCTAAAGACAGAAGAGGGAAGCGAGTTGGGTTAGATAAAAGGGACACAGTGGGATGGGGAGAGCAGATAGAGAAGGAGTACCGAATCGAAGTAGAAACCGGGATAGACGGTTTTAGAAAAGGGAGACAAGAAAGCGAGGACGGGGATGGGGAGGAAACTGCGGATGGAATAGAGGAGGCGGCAGtgaagaggcatgagagagagagagttcagagggacgAGGGTTAAGAGCAGGAGAAATGGCGAGTAAGAGTGCGATAGAAGGAAAGAGGAGAATAGGGTTAGGGTGAGTGGCAGCGCGAATGGGGTAGTTTGGCCGGTAAGAGGTTGTTGCATTTGATTCAAGTCTAACCCACTGGCTGTTGACAGACATCCTGGATCATTTCAGAATTGTCTGGGCTCAAAGGTGCAGACGACTCGCAGATGAAGCGGTGATTATCACGATTGCAATGGTAAAGCGGACTGTACCATTTACATTCGCTGCATTTGAACATTCCAGCGTTCATATGGTACACCACTTTCGTGGCCACTTTCCTGTCAAGGAGGGACAAACAATTTCAAAAGGAACTGTCCTTAAAAAATGTGACACGctcactcagcattgaactgtcgAAGCCCCCAAAATCTCAAAAATCACTGATGCCCTCCCTCGCCGTTGGGCTGTGGCACGCTGACATCTCCCTCATCCCCACTTTCCCACCACTGCCCTGTGTCAGGCTCCAAAATACTCTCTCTGACCCACTTTCTCTCTGCACAGGCCTGCTTTGTATCCCAAAGTACTCTGACCTCCTATTCTCACCCCGCAGATCAGTATCAGGTCAAAGTACACCCACTGTCCCATTTTCCCCCCACCTCCCTGTGTCGGTCCCCAAAATACTTGTacttcccactctcttcccaccgcCACGTGGTAGTCCCCAGGACAATCCCACTGTCCAAACGTCTCCCTACAGACCCGTGCCGATCACCAAAATACTCCCACACTTCCCACTCTCTACCGAGAACCCAAGTCAGTCCCCAAATTTATTCAACTACATACATTCTACCAACAGTCTGCGTCGGTTCCCAAACTAATGCAATTgaccactctctctcacagattCGTGTGTTCCATATTATTCACACTGCCACACCACACCTGTTTCCGTCCCCAAGATACTCCCTCTGACACATTTCCTCCCCACGGACCTGAGTCAGACCATAAACTAATCCAACCgcaccacacactcaccacagacCTTTCTCTGTCCCTAAAATGCTACCAAATCCCACAatctccccacagaatgtgtcagtccacaaacgaAACCCCAGCCCACTCCCTCTCGCAGCCCGTGTCAGTCCATGAATGTCTCGCCCTGCCCAATCCATTCTCGCATCCTGTATcaatcctcaaactaatcccacggcCAACCCTGTCCTCAAAACCTTGCATGACCCCAAATCTCACCCGTCTTGGCATTTTCCACTCCAGTATGAACTGCTTTGGTCTTGTACAGCTTTCGTAACAAACTTCTGCGGAATTAAATTCCTATCATTAATGACGGAATGCAAGCACATTTTATGAAGCGTCAATTTAtgactgaacatagaacatagaatagtacaacacattacaagCACTTCGGCAcagaatgttgtgccgaccctctaaccctgcctcccatttatATCCCCACCTTAAATCCCACCAGAGACCTGTCTGgtattctcttaaatttcacgtgtacctccactactgactcaggcagtgcattccacgcaccaaccattctctgagtgaaaaactttcctcttATATCCCCCCTTGAACTTCGCTGCCctgaccttaaagccatgtcctattgtactgagcagtggtgccctttggacgaggcgctggctgtccgctctatctattcctcataatatcttgtacacctttatcatgtctcctctcatcctccatcggtctagagagtaaagccctagctcccttactctctgatcataatctatactctctaaaccaggcagcatcttgggaaatctcctctggacccttcccAATTCTTTCAACTCCTTCCTATagggaggcgaccagaactggacacagtactccaagtgtggcctaacttaagttttatagagctgcaccattacatcacgtctcttaaattctatccctcgacttatgaaagctaacaccgcaTAAACTTTCCTAACAATCCTATCTAACAGTGAGGTAACTTTCAGCGGtctgtggacatgtacacccAGAACCCTCTTCTCctctacactaccaagtatcctgccatttactttgtactttgccttggagGTTGTCCTTCCCAAGTGAACCACCTCagacttctccgggttgaaccccatctgccacttctcagcccacttctgcatcctatcaatatctcccTGCAATCTTCGGCAATCTTCTGCACTATCTACAACaataccaacctttgtgtcgtctgcaaacatgccaacccacccttctaccccccacATCAAAGTCGTTCAGAATTATCACGAAAACTAGAGGTCTCAGAACAgaaccttgtgggacaccaccaaTTACAACCCCCCAATCTTAATGTACTCAATCCACcaagaccctctgccttctgcaggtaagccaactctgaatccacctggccaaacttccatggatcccatgccttctgactttctgaaaaagCCTGACCCCGCCAGAGAGTAATGCGACGCTGTTGAggaagcttcaccctgtgtctgacgccgggagtgtgtgagaagactgtgtggagtgagcttcactctgtgtctgaccccggcagtgtgtgatgggacggtgtggatggagcgtctctctatgtctgaccacagGATTGAGTGATCAGATGGTGTGCAGGGATTTTCACTCTGGTGTTCACCTATCTTGCGTCGATCTGACACATACCTTTTCCTCTTCTGAAATTATTTCAAGAAGATTTGAATCATATTTTAAACAAAGTTGTTTCGCCTCATCATAGGACGCTTCAaacgtggatatgaaataacgcTGGTCTGCATTTTTGATCCAATCCTGGGAAAACGTTTGCTCTGAAATTCAGGAACAAGTAACAGTGAATCTCCTCCGTCCGTCCGGGAGTTAGTCATAGTATAGGgatcactccacacggtcccatcgcacactcccgggatcagacacataatgatgctccctccacaccgtcccatcacacagtcccagggtcaggcacagagtgaatctccctccacacagtcccatcacactctcccggagtctgactcagagtgaatctcccttcataccatcccatcacacactcacagggtcaggcGCAGAGAGAATccccctccacaacgtcccatcacacactctcggggtcagacacaaaatgaTGCTCCCTCCACTCCGACAATTTCACTGTGAGTCAGGAGGTGATGCTCCCTGCACGGCATCCCAACTCACAACACGGTGTCAGTCACacaatgaaactccctccacaccgtcccatcacacacacccggattCCGACACACAGTGAAGCATCcactgcaccgtcccgtcaccaACTCCCGAATTCAGAATGAAGCTCTCTCTCCGTGGTGCCATAACACACTTCACGGGTCAGATATGGGCTAAATCTCTCTGGGCACTGTCCCAccacacaatcccgctgtcagacacggagtgaagatGGATCCATACTGTCCCGTCAGGCATTCCCGAAGTGAGACATCGAGTGAAGCTGTAATGtctcacaatcccgtggtcaaacacagagtgaatcgccctccatgCCATAACCATACACTCCGGATGTCAAGCACAGaatgacgcttcctctctccatgcctgccctgtgatgaggagcgggtgaaagagggggatgatgcctcacctcttctgctggtcaacaattcacagatttgagccttggtttcgttgacagatctgtacttcgtttccatctcagtgaactggtgacggagatcgctgtgcCTTCGTTTAAGATCTGACAGATTAGAGATTAGCGCAGATAGATGCTCAAGAGAGGTTCTCTGGGTCAGATGCATGTGGGAATTCTCGGATATTGTTGATAGAAGGGTTGTGTTTAACTGATGGACTTGTAGTCGACATTGGCGCAGGGTCCTGTTGACCTCTTCCCGAAGGAGCCGGTGGTTTTGGTCGCATGTGATCtgagactgacgaatctgtgatactgagagagatggttaaggatgtttagcgtttacagttacacgtgagtcagcgtcacgctaccgaacgggtcacagagagtgttgtgtcagtgtcacggtgaagggtgtcacagtgaaggatgtgctgggggcacagCAAGAGGAGCCGGCACCACCTTGAGGGGCCTGTCTGTAACACGCGAGGGGGTATATCAATGTCCCGGGGAGGGTTTTGTTGTTACCATGTGGAACTGCGTCAGTGTCGTGCGGGGCATGTTCGAGTTGCTGTGAGGGACGTGGCGGTGTCACTGTGATAGGTGTTTCTGTGCCCCGGCGAGAGGTGTGCCGATTGCAAGTCGATGGAAATGTCGAGCGAGGGGCCTGGTGGTGTCACGGTTGCTGGGATATCTGTGTCATGGTTTGGGGAGTGCTGGTCTCACAGTGCGGGgtatgtcagtgtcacggtgagagacATGTCCTGGCCACGGTGGGTGTGAGAGGGTCACGCTGAGCCGTGCGACGGTACTATTGAGAGTACTATGTCGGTGTCTTTGTGAATTTAGGTGTCGGTAACTgttaaggagtttgcatgtgtcAGGTTGAGGTGTGGGTATTTGCCTCAGTGAGGTGTACATCGGTGTTATGTTCAGGGGTGATTCTGCCCGGGGTAATGGTTTGGGGTACTTCTAAAAACCTTGGGGTTTTGCTCTACCCCTCAAGCTAAGACCTTATTTTGCTCCCTTCTTTCTGTCCACAGCCCCTTATTAATCTttttttcttgctaccctatgtacttcaatagacccatctgatccttgcttcctaaacctcatgtatgctgccctCTTCCATCGGTGTTACAGTAAGGGGTGGGAGTGTTGGTTTCATTTTATAATCTAAGTATATTCCACTGTCTGTATTAATGGTCTGACTCCGCTCGGAGACCACTCCACTCACCATAAATCGAGAAACCggctactgtcacgatgagggcggacgtaactaggcagagtaggtAAACAAG comes from Hypanus sabinus isolate sHypSab1 unplaced genomic scaffold, sHypSab1.hap1 scaffold_2422, whole genome shotgun sequence and encodes:
- the LOC132387959 gene encoding uncharacterized protein LOC132387959 isoform X1, which produces MQRIFDRMDDSEAHMNKKPRITGSRAPSRDGLDPTYSQLNFRNNELLIAKDEDPPVTSRAGEKPETAQAAAQERKSKVKIGNRPYRLVYLLCLVTSALIVTVAGFSIYVSQIRQSQITCDQNHRLLREEVNRTLRQCRLQVHQLNTTLLSTISENSHMHLTQRTSLEHLSALISNLSDLKRRHSDLRHQFTEMETKYRSVNETKAQICELLTSRREQTFSQDWIKNADQRYFISTFEASYDEAKQLCLKYDSNLLEIISEEEKKFVTKAVQDQSSSYWSGKCQDGKVATKVVYHMNAGMFKCSECKWYSPLYHCNRDNHRFICESSAPLSPDNSEMIQDVCQQPVG
- the LOC132387959 gene encoding uncharacterized protein LOC132387959 isoform X2; protein product: MQRIFDRMDDSEAHMNKKPRITGSRAPSRDGLDPTYSQLNFRNNELLIAKDEDPPVTSRAGEKPETAQAAAQERKSKVKIGNRPYRLVYLLCLVTSALIVTVAGFSIYVSQIRQSQITCDQNHRLLREEVNRTLRQCRLQVHQLNTTLLSTISENSHMHLTQRTSLEHLSALISNLSDLKRRHSDLRHQFTEMETKYRSVNETKAQICELLTSRREVCYESCTRPKQFILEWKMPRRVRFGVMQGFEDRVGRGISLRIDTGCENGLGRARHSWTDTGCEREWAGVSFVD